The Verrucomicrobiota bacterium genome has a window encoding:
- a CDS encoding C4-type zinc ribbon domain-containing protein, with protein MPSNEMTALLALQAKDLDLRKALLSLQSFPEERIRVESEIRSVESEVDELRSKIKEFEVSGERMEADTEAADEKIRKLKNQQLEVKKNEEYEALNHEIQNLENQIDEIEEAEIRLLDQIEEEKVVLTGKEAESAKVVGRLQQTLTKIDEDEQHFRGKLDGMKSEVEERRALVETDLLMIYDSLWKQIKRPPVVVPLEDQKCGGCHLRVSNEVYAAVQDFKVVRCDQCDRLLYLE; from the coding sequence ATGCCGAGCAATGAAATGACCGCTCTTCTAGCGCTGCAGGCTAAGGACCTCGATTTGCGCAAGGCTCTTTTGTCTCTCCAGTCTTTCCCCGAAGAACGAATAAGGGTCGAGAGTGAGATCCGTTCGGTCGAATCCGAAGTCGATGAGTTGCGATCGAAGATTAAGGAGTTCGAAGTTTCGGGTGAGCGGATGGAAGCAGATACAGAGGCTGCTGACGAAAAAATCAGGAAACTGAAAAACCAGCAGCTGGAGGTGAAGAAAAATGAAGAGTATGAAGCGTTGAATCACGAGATTCAGAACCTCGAGAATCAGATTGATGAAATCGAGGAGGCAGAAATCCGTCTTCTGGATCAAATTGAAGAGGAAAAGGTTGTTCTCACCGGGAAAGAGGCCGAATCCGCGAAGGTGGTGGGTCGCCTTCAGCAAACGCTCACTAAAATTGACGAGGACGAGCAGCATTTCCGCGGAAAATTGGACGGAATGAAGAGCGAGGTGGAAGAGCGTAGGGCTCTCGTAGAGACGGACCTTCTGATGATTTACGATTCGCTCTGGAAACAGATCAAGCGGCCCCCGGTCGTTGTTCCGCTCGAGGATCAAAAGTGCGGTGGTTGTCACTTGCGTGTGAGCAATGAGGTGTATGCTGCTGTTCAGGATTTCAAGGTCGTTCGTTGTGACCAATGCGATCGACTCCTCTATCTCGAGTAG
- a CDS encoding ABC transporter permease subunit, with protein MNPITRKRLQRFRSIKRGYWSFLLLLGIIFLSAVAELWINNRALIVSYEGKLYFPTYGAEFTGQTFGESYLYEANYRELKKKFAEPGNPNWVLMPLVPYGPNESVYQDGSFPPYPPSFQLEHYLGTDPLGRDILARLVYGFRIALGFSLALMAFTYLLAIFLGCAMGYFGSWVDLLGQRLMEIWSNIPFLYIVIILASTIPAAVGANFRIGALLFVMVIFNWVGMAQYMRTATFKEKTRDYVAAARLIGTSPLQIIRRHLLPNTLSIVVTFIPFTIVSGITSLTALDFLGFGIPPPTASWGELLQQGTQRLDAPWIVSSTFFGMVAVLVLVTFVGEAIREAFDPKKFSFYR; from the coding sequence ATGAATCCAATTACCCGCAAAAGACTCCAGCGATTCCGAAGCATCAAGCGGGGTTATTGGTCGTTTCTCCTCCTCTTAGGTATCATTTTTCTCTCCGCGGTTGCAGAGCTTTGGATCAACAATCGAGCTCTCATCGTTTCCTATGAGGGAAAACTGTATTTTCCTACTTATGGTGCTGAATTTACGGGCCAAACGTTTGGCGAATCCTATCTCTATGAGGCTAACTACCGCGAGCTAAAGAAGAAATTTGCGGAGCCTGGTAACCCCAACTGGGTCCTTATGCCGCTCGTGCCGTATGGTCCGAATGAATCGGTCTACCAAGATGGATCCTTTCCGCCCTATCCTCCCTCTTTTCAGTTGGAGCACTACTTAGGCACCGATCCACTGGGCAGAGATATTCTCGCCCGTTTGGTTTATGGGTTTCGGATCGCACTCGGCTTCTCACTTGCGCTCATGGCCTTTACCTACCTGCTGGCTATTTTTCTCGGATGTGCGATGGGCTATTTCGGTTCATGGGTGGATCTTCTGGGGCAACGACTCATGGAGATTTGGTCAAATATTCCCTTCCTTTATATCGTCATTATCCTCGCCTCTACCATTCCGGCAGCGGTAGGAGCCAACTTTCGCATCGGCGCCCTTTTGTTCGTGATGGTTATTTTCAACTGGGTTGGGATGGCCCAGTATATGAGGACAGCCACCTTTAAGGAGAAAACCAGAGATTATGTAGCTGCTGCCCGATTGATTGGAACCAGCCCGCTGCAAATTATCCGCCGTCATCTTCTTCCAAACACTCTTTCGATAGTGGTCACTTTTATTCCCTTCACGATTGTCTCTGGTATTACATCCCTGACGGCCCTCGACTTCCTTGGATTCGGAATTCCACCGCCAACGGCGAGCTGGGGTGAGTTACTACAACAGGGAACTCAGCGACTCGACGCCCCATGGATCGTTAGCTCCACCTTCTTTGGAATGGTAGCGGTCTTAGTCCTAGTCACCTTTGTCGGAGAAGCTATTCGAGAGGCCTTCGATCCCAAGAAATTCTCGTTCTACCGTTAG